The genomic region agtcattactttctaattataaaagtaataaataattttcattttaatcataaaaacattacgaaaatctaaattttatagtAATGTCCAAGATGATATCTGATGTCCTGTTTGACATATTATCTAGCGCGGCTGATATTAgattcaaacaaatataatataacctAAATTTTTAATCATGTTACAAGTAGAGATTGAGAGTTTTTAACATGAGAGGGGTTTGATTGagtaataaaattatctatttaatGTGAATTATATGAAATGTAGTCTTTAATTAGTCATTGGTTAccaattataaaaatgtaataaatatttttgacaatatcaaaatccaaattttataatagaaacTTAAGTAATATTTAAAGTCACTTCTAATATTAGGTTCAGACAAACTTATAAATGTGAAacctaattatttaattataatacaagTTAAGATATAGACTTTCTTAACATAAGTGAGATTCAATGGAATTTTAACcaaataacttataaaattatctatgtagTGTAAATTATGGAAAATCGTGATCATTTATTAGCATTACTTACTAAGTAGGACAATCTTTATTTTGATCATAAAgacattataaattttataactgTGTCTGACATGATAGCTGTCATCTGACGTCACGTCAGACATATCATCATCTGACGTCATATTcagacaaatataaaataatataaactttgAATCTCATTGAAAACTTTTAACCGGGTCGAATCGAATCCTAATCGGATAACccgtaaaattatctatttatttaatttttgagtgagaaatagaaaattacatctttctctctcatctttcTTTGTGTGAAACCTAATAGAGAGAATACTAAGAAATACAAATGAAGATGGAGGATAAGGGTAAAAAGGGAAAAACATTTGGCTTAGGGTCTGAGCCTGTGGTGGGATCGTTGGCTCCggcaaaaaagaaagaatacaGAATCACCAATCGCCTCCAAGAGGGGCAACGTCCTATATACGCTGTCGCTTTCAACTTCCTTGACTCTCGTTACCTCAACGTTTTCGTCACTGTTGGTGGCAACAGAGTACACcctctattttttttccttcaatgtcctttttcatttcattccgaaagtttcaatttttaatgtttttttctccttcttcttagATTACTGTTTATCAATGCCTTGAAGGAGGGGTTATTGCTGTTTTGCAGTCTTATGTGGACGAGGATGTAAGTGAACATTTGACTCTTCAGTCTCTATTTTCtctaactttgtttttttttttttttgtatatgtCTGTGTTCTAAGGTTTGTTTCACTTTTTATGTTTCTATGTGGACCAGAAGGATGAGGCTTTTTTCGCTGTGAGTTGGGCATGCAGTGATGAGGGAAGTCCATTTATTGTGGCTGGAGGAAGCAAGGGGATAATCCGAGTCATTGATGCTGGCCGTGAGAGCATATACCGGGTATTTTGGTTACAGTAATGAACTCGTGATAATCTGCATGAAGCTTTTGAACATGCgattatagattttttatatttcggTAGTGATTGTAAGAGATTATATGGAGCTTATGTcggtttattttatataaaagcatTTTAAGGTGGTCTTTGATTAATGGTAGCTctgtttactttaatttttatggtTAAGTACTTTTTCTGAATTTTGTTTTCGTTAGAAAATAATACTGGCGTCCTTGTTGGAGTTTAGTGTGAGCTTATTAAAGTGCTTCATGTCTTCACTATTCATTCTTCTTCGCTTATTTTAAGAAGCTTAACCGAAAAGTGATTCACAATTAACTTCATGGATAAGCTTTTTATTGTTGAACCAGTGCTTAAGTTCTTACTGAATCAAAGCTTAATAAGTTTTTTACTCATGTGTGCCCGCCCTTAGTGTTGATTGTTAGTTGGGATTTTTGAGGGCATTACTGTAAGCTAAATGCCTTTGaatgtacattttttttgtcaataatgTTGAAAATGTATTGGTTGTGCTCTGATCCCTTCTGCTACATAACATGACATCTCCTCTCTGCAGAGTTTTATTGGCCATGGGAACGCTATAAATGAAGTCAGAACCCAAACATTAAAACCATCGCTTGTGATATCTGCAAGCAGAGTAATTGGCTTCTCCacattttaactatttaaacaatCTTTTGTTTCTCAATAATGACATTTAAGGTTGATCAGGATGAATCTCTTCGGTTGTGGAATACTCAAACTGGAATATGTATCTTGATATTTGCAGGAGCTGGAGGACACCGCAATGAAATCCTAAGTGTTGTAAGTGTACTCTCCATCCAGTGTATCTCGTCCTTTTTATTGTTTACTTACCTACCTATTCGTagctataatatatataatatctggATTTTGGAGATTAGCCCAActaattttatgtttctttctgTAGGATTTTCATCCTTCGGATATATATCGTATTTGTAGTTGTGGCATGGATACTACTGTAAAAATATGGTCTATAAAGGGtaagatattttgtttaatggTAGCTTCTTGATGATACCTGACTAAAGATGGCAGAGTGAAACAAAACGGAAGAAATacgataaaaaaacatattagaaGAAATAAGATATTAGATTGGTAAGAGGGcagaatgaaaaaaatcatagCTCTTTCATCAGTTATAacgaaaatgaagaaataagataaaattgataCTTTTTCCACTAGGTGGAGTTGATTACACGGATTAAATGTCACcattgtttcaatatttttagaaaagctATTGAGGGTTCCTTGATCTTCCATCTCCTCTGTTTATCCATCTATCCTTCTtacatataatcaattattcttaaTGGATTtgatatacattttttattgtatcTCTGATATTTGTTTCATAACAACATATGCTGCAAGTAgcaattatttttgtaatttgtaaaaaattctTGTATGCAACATTATACCTGTTTCTGTTTACATATTCAGTCAATTGTGATGTACCAACTCTATAATTATCAGTTTCATTTTAATCCATCATGTTCCTTGTGTTTATGCAGACTTCTGGACATATGTAGAAAAATCATTCACATGGACAGATCTTCCTTCAAAGTTCCCAACAAAATTTGTCCAACATCCTGTTagtaacaatttattttttggtaCATATCATTTATCTTTGTATAATTCCTAATTCTAGTGATACCTATTTTCAGGTATACAGTGCTTCGGTTCATGTAAATTATGTTGACTGTACTAGGTGGTTGGGTGATTTCATCCTTTCAAAGGTGAGTGATTGCTCTGTGTCAGACTACTCTTCCTAGTGGAATTTAAATGTTATGTTTGTTGTGGAAATAGTATCAGCTTCACGTATCTTTTTACGTTTTACGTTTCCAGAGTGTTGATGATGAAATTATGTTGTGGGAACCTAAAGTGAAGGATGAAATTACAGGAACGgttagttataattatttttttattattattattattattataattattattattattattattattattattatcttttttcatttgttttatgaAATGTAAGTTTTAATCAGCgtcatattattttttgtgcTCTGTGTGGATTTTTAGGGTGCGGTTGATGTCCTTCAGAAATACCCCATTCCTGAATGTGATATCTGGTTCATCAAGTTTTCATGTGATTTCCATTTCAACATAGCTACAGTAGGTAAAAATTAttgcttattttttaaaatttattgttttctctAGTATCTACTGCAGTTCCAGTTCTATAGTGTGATAGGAACTATGGATAATTGGACAATTTGTTGAATACATTCTGACAATTTTGACTGGTTCTTTTTTATGGCAAGTCTGAGGTAATTTCAagaatttacttttgttttatgttcattttttattttattttctgggTGTTTCAGGTAACAGGGCAGGCCAGATTTATGTTTGGGAATTGCAGTCATGTCCTCCTATACTTGCTACAAAGTATGTTGTCTATCAACTGATTATTTCAAGAACAAAACTTAGAGAAAGTTATATTGATGGTTTTTGTAGTTTTCAATCAGAATTTAATTTCATCTCCACAATCTGCAAATAAATATATGCATTAAAAAGATTATGCAAATTTCTGAGATGAACTCCAATTCTGATTGTAAAAAACAGTTCAAACAAGgctttaaaaaattgtatctaAGTTTTATAGTTATTTCAATTCAAAGGTCTTCTACTGTATAAAGTTCTTATGCTTAGTCACCTTGTTCAGGTTGTCACATCCTCAATCAAACTCTCCGATCAGGCAGACTGCTACTTCCTTTGATGGAAGGTAATGCTTGATATATTGATGATGATTCTCATATTTTTGGTGCAATATTCTTGTAGTTTTTAACTATAGTCCTCTGTTGTGTGTTATGTTGTAGTACTATATTGAGTTGCACTGAGGATGGGACAATATGGCGCTGGGATGATGTTTCAAACTCTTCAACCTAACTTGAATACATGCAATACCAATCTGACGTGCATGTCAAAAAATCAGGAACTTGGTTTATTgcgtttttgtttattttggttCGATAAGCCTTTTAATGTAAAAGGTTCAACTGAGAACTCATTAGAACTTTGacgttgttttaaataaaattgagcCATGCATGTTGCCGGTTTATACATTTTAGAGNTCTTCAGTTCGAATGNTTCTTTCccctttaatatattatttaatggaAAATACTTTCGAAATGAATTAGGGTTTTGCGTGTGAAGCTCGTAATTATCTTCTATGGTGGGAGATGATTTGTTAAGGGTGTTTGAGTTAAAATTGTTTAGTAGCGTACATCTTTATATGTGGTCAATGTTTTCTATATTCGAAATATGCTGTGAGTAGTTGGTCAAtcgttttctttgtttttcagaTTAAGTTATCTTTTAGAATGGAAATCAGAGAAGTATATGTTGACGTATTTGTTGCGATATTTTCCGATTTTCCATAAAAGTAGTAACATTatgttctattatttttcaagtgtttttATTCCCATGTTAAAGGGTGTTAAGGTTGTTTTTTCATAGGATGTGAAAAATCATATTCTGATCTCATTTgaagtttttactttttttcattttaaaatttataaaatatttataaaaacactatttaaagggtacccaatatattttatttaagaatgacATTTCTGATTCCAGTATTTCTGATGTGCTTCAAGAAAATCTAACAACGTTCCTTAAAACAAGCTCCTGAATAACTTGATATGCTCTCCTTGCACATCTTTCAAGTGTTCTGTTTTTGTGAAATAAAGAATTGCCATCTATTTTTTACTTTGCAagactttttttaacaattgtaatctaattaattttaaatattattttatttaatcactATTGTATCGTCTTCAGTTTATTTGAGCTTTAAAAacattgtataatttttttatctccttTTTTAAAGGATTACCTAATagaatataattgattaagttAAATTGTGGTTATAGTAATAATTTAcctttttaagattttagtaTGATTTTTGGTTTTGCGGAGTTAAAcgctaattttttttctactctGTATGGTGTGAGTGTTTAGTAATTTCTTCCATGGCACAGTAACTATGGTTTCTTTCAGAATTGATTAATCACAAAGGGGAAGATTTTTTGTTGGTAGCAAAATATTGAGAAAATCTGGATCTGCCCCTTCCACATTAAACTCCCAAAGATATCTCAACCATTTGATTACGTTGTTTGGTGAAGGGAACAAAATTTGTTACATCAATGAAGAGCCATGGCGGCTGCCTAGCTTGTACAACACTCAACAAAGATTTATATCCTATATACACAATACTGTAATCTATaatgtgaatgaaaatattttgactATAAATATACAGCAAAAAATGGCAGAGAGAGGAACCTTAAAGTTGATGCCGTAATTGCATCAGTAAGTCATGCATAGTCTCTATCTTTTGACTCAGTTGGAGTATGGTAATGTGTTGAGAGGAAGACTCTGAAGTACCAGTATCACTGATTAAATCATTAAGTTTAGCCTTTGATTCCACAAGTGCTTCCTCAAGTAAACTTAATGTTTGTTCCGAAGTTCTGTGTGATTCCTCATTTATGAGAATTGGCAATGGAGAAATTCCTCTACTGCCAATACTTCCGTCTCTACTAACCTTTTCCGGGGAGAAAATCTTATCAATGCCTTCACTTCCTGCAGATAATCAAACCGTTATTAGAAGATTACGAAAATATATAAACTGAGGTTCTGTTTTGTCTGAGAACGAGTTCCCATATAAAATCACATTATCCTACTCAAATTTTGTCAAAGCAAAATTTTTTTGGAGTTTGAAATTTGAATGCAAACAGGCGAGGTGCTTCAGCTTGGAAGCTCCTCTAAATCAGGAACAATAGTAGTCTGCCAAAGCCATGTGATTTGCTCGAATAGTAACCACAATTAAGTTTCCAATTCGTGAGAAACTCCAGACAATTACTATCACGTGTATCATTTATTGTACACTtatgaattgaaatttattCATGTCACACCATCTCCAACCTTAGACTTCTGGTATTAGCTCCCTTAAACATTAGTTTTTTGAGGGTTAACAGTCAGAGTGTACTGTATATTACTATTATATGTTGTAATCGGCTAAGGTTTTCATCAATATAACAGCCCCTAGGATTCGATACACAGACGCTGGTTTTAAAGCATTATCCATTTCCTATTCTAGTCCTGCGCATTTCCTCTCTTTGATCTATATGTATGCCATACCAGTAAGTTAAGCATATTATACCTCAAGTCTTAAATCCATCTTCTGCGCTGTATGAAAATGCAGTTTTGGGAAGATAAAATCACTTCCCAACTTTAGGAAAAGCTAAGTTCCACTAGTGCAGCTTATAATAAAGAGATTTTATGTCTGATAAGAAACAATTCAACGCACAATTTGACAACTTACCTAGGTGCCCAAGTTGATCAATTACTGACTGGCCAATAGAACCTTCTAACTTCAGCAACCGT from Vigna radiata var. radiata cultivar VC1973A unplaced genomic scaffold, Vradiata_ver6 scaffold_23, whole genome shotgun sequence harbors:
- the LOC106778550 gene encoding polycomb group protein FERTILIZATION-INDEPENDENT ENDOSPERM isoform X2, whose product is MKMEDKGKKGKTFGLGSEPVVGSLAPAKKKEYRITNRLQEGQRPIYAVAFNFLDSRYLNVFVTVGGNRITVYQCLEGGVIAVLQSYVDEDDEAFFAVSWACSDEGSPFIVAGGSKGIIRVIDAGRESIYRSFIGHGNAINEVRTQTLKPSLVISASRDESLRLWNTQTGICILIFAGAGGHRNEILSVDFHPSDIYRICSCGMDTTVKIWSIKDFWTYVEKSFTWTDLPSKFPTKFVQHPVYSASVHVNYVDCTRWLGDFILSKSVDDEIMLWEPKVKDEITGTGAVDVLQKYPIPECDIWFIKFSCDFHFNIATVGNRAGQIYVWELQSCPPILATKLSHPQSNSPIRQTATSFDGSTILSCTEDGTIWRWDDVSNSST
- the LOC106778550 gene encoding polycomb group protein FERTILIZATION-INDEPENDENT ENDOSPERM isoform X1, which encodes MKMEDKGKKGKTFGLGSEPVVGSLAPAKKKEYRITNRLQEGQRPIYAVAFNFLDSRYLNVFVTVGGNRITVYQCLEGGVIAVLQSYVDEDKDEAFFAVSWACSDEGSPFIVAGGSKGIIRVIDAGRESIYRSFIGHGNAINEVRTQTLKPSLVISASRDESLRLWNTQTGICILIFAGAGGHRNEILSVDFHPSDIYRICSCGMDTTVKIWSIKDFWTYVEKSFTWTDLPSKFPTKFVQHPVYSASVHVNYVDCTRWLGDFILSKSVDDEIMLWEPKVKDEITGTGAVDVLQKYPIPECDIWFIKFSCDFHFNIATVGNRAGQIYVWELQSCPPILATKLSHPQSNSPIRQTATSFDGSTILSCTEDGTIWRWDDVSNSST